A region of bacterium DNA encodes the following proteins:
- a CDS encoding Gfo/Idh/MocA family oxidoreductase produces the protein MNRRNFVKYIAAGSLATGAAPLLWGNQKQWRGANDRIRVAVIGIHGMGQNHILEYSKLENVEVAALCDVDENLFEERIKKLFTDRGLKRPQTYGDIRKLLEDKTIDAVSVVTPNHWHALAAIWAMQAGKHVSVEKPCCYNIFEGKKLVEAAQKYKMVCQDGAEQRSNPCARTAVEFLRKGGIGEVYMAKGMCYKWRDTIGKYPDGPVEPYTKEYLGKVHYDLWIGPAPERPFNRNRFHYNWHWNWEYGNGDIGNQGPHEMDIARWGLGVTLPTKVTSMGGHFMFDDAQNTPNAIVALFEFPSQEGGGDKKKMLQFEVRHWNTNDEGDIRKQANQNKDNTQGYMMSDVNVIGNIFYGSEGYMVKTVDRWWTFMGKKQEPGPSGGGIGNHYQNFIDAVRANDPGILTAPIIEGYHTCSLVHLANTSYRLGRSLVYDPVNERYVGDKEADAMMSRDYRKPFYVPDKV, from the coding sequence ATGAATCGGAGAAACTTTGTCAAGTACATCGCTGCGGGGAGTCTGGCGACCGGGGCTGCGCCGCTGCTCTGGGGAAATCAGAAACAATGGCGGGGAGCCAATGACCGTATACGTGTCGCCGTTATCGGAATTCACGGGATGGGACAGAATCACATTCTGGAATACTCGAAACTCGAAAATGTGGAAGTTGCGGCTCTCTGTGATGTGGATGAAAACCTGTTTGAAGAGCGGATTAAGAAACTGTTTACCGATCGGGGATTGAAAAGACCGCAGACATATGGGGATATCCGTAAACTGCTCGAGGACAAGACCATCGATGCGGTTTCCGTTGTCACGCCCAATCACTGGCATGCGCTGGCTGCTATCTGGGCCATGCAGGCAGGGAAGCATGTGAGTGTCGAAAAACCGTGCTGTTACAACATTTTCGAGGGTAAAAAACTCGTCGAAGCCGCTCAAAAATACAAGATGGTCTGTCAGGACGGCGCCGAACAGCGAAGCAATCCCTGCGCCCGGACAGCGGTCGAGTTTTTACGAAAAGGCGGAATAGGCGAGGTCTATATGGCCAAGGGAATGTGCTATAAATGGCGTGATACCATCGGGAAATACCCCGATGGGCCAGTCGAACCATATACGAAAGAATACCTCGGTAAAGTCCATTACGATCTGTGGATCGGCCCCGCTCCCGAACGGCCTTTCAACCGCAATCGGTTCCACTATAACTGGCATTGGAACTGGGAATACGGGAACGGGGATATCGGCAATCAGGGGCCTCATGAAATGGATATTGCGCGCTGGGGACTCGGGGTCACTCTGCCGACGAAAGTTACTTCCATGGGCGGCCATTTCATGTTTGACGATGCACAGAACACGCCCAATGCCATTGTGGCGCTGTTCGAGTTTCCTTCCCAGGAAGGCGGCGGCGATAAAAAGAAAATGCTCCAGTTCGAGGTCCGTCACTGGAATACCAACGACGAAGGCGATATCCGGAAGCAGGCAAACCAGAACAAGGATAACACACAGGGATATATGATGAGCGATGTGAATGTCATCGGGAACATTTTTTATGGGTCTGAAGGTTACATGGTCAAAACGGTCGACCGGTGGTGGACATTTATGGGGAAAAAACAGGAACCCGGTCCCTCCGGCGGCGGCATCGGCAATCATTACCAGAATTTCATCGATGCTGTTCGGGCAAACGATCCGGGTATTCTGACCGCGCCGATCATAGAAGGCTATCATACCTGTTCGCTCGTTCATCTTGCGAACACGTCCTACAGGCTGGGACGATCCCTGGTTTATGATCCGGTCAATGAACGCTATGTCGGTGACAAAGAAGCGGATGCGATGATGAGTCGTGATTATCGGAAGCCGTTTTATGTGCCCGATAAAGTGTAA
- a CDS encoding sodium/solute symporter (Members of the Solute:Sodium Symporter (SSS), TC 2.A.21 as described in tcdb.org, catalyze solute:Na+ symport. Known solutes for members of the family include sugars, amino acids, nucleosides, inositols, vitamins, urea or anions, depending on the system.), with product MFAIGAMDFIIFALYIVAVLLIGFFAGRNKGAQAEGFFLARGRLPWYAVGFAMVATSISTEQFIGASAKAYEVGLAVIHWEWGVFPSFALLMVVFMPLYFRRRIMTIPEYLERRFSPLARSIFSAMTLASYFIINLAGVLFSGGYLMHQVFGFPVVTCIWLLAVLTGLYTVYGGMSSVAWTETLQSVLLIVGGLFITVTGLMHIPGGFMEAVGTGERAHLFLPIDHPELPWTAILVLMFSTNVWYACTNQFYIQMCLGAKNEWNARMGVVFATFLGILLGLAIEFTGIVGYRLAQIGAMPVPPEPNAVYPYLVRYMVPAGLRGIVYAGVFAAIMSTISALVHSIATLFSIDFYRVYFRPDASDRHLVTVGRATGGILLAAAALWAPVVGTFPTIFDYFQQSWAVMAAPFAVIFTTGALWKRATNRGAIVTMLLGMVLIPLTFWLEKRILPGFNFFNLVGIEFFLLLGVMIAVSLFSSTPDSEQVRTAVWTRDLANLPPEECPKPYSWYKNFWLWWGISVACMITLYIIFW from the coding sequence ATGTTTGCAATCGGCGCCATGGATTTTATCATCTTCGCGCTGTACATTGTCGCTGTGCTCCTTATCGGTTTTTTTGCGGGACGTAACAAGGGAGCACAGGCGGAGGGATTTTTTCTTGCCAGAGGGCGTCTTCCGTGGTACGCCGTCGGTTTCGCCATGGTTGCAACATCCATCAGCACCGAACAGTTCATCGGGGCTTCGGCAAAGGCATACGAAGTCGGTCTCGCGGTCATCCACTGGGAATGGGGAGTATTCCCCTCCTTCGCCCTGCTGATGGTCGTTTTCATGCCGCTCTATTTCCGGCGGCGCATCATGACCATCCCCGAGTACCTCGAACGAAGATTCAGCCCCCTTGCACGGTCTATCTTTTCGGCAATGACACTGGCGAGTTATTTCATCATCAATCTTGCAGGTGTGCTCTTTTCCGGCGGATACCTGATGCACCAGGTGTTTGGATTTCCGGTGGTTACTTGCATCTGGCTTCTGGCTGTATTGACCGGTCTATATACGGTCTATGGCGGCATGTCGTCTGTGGCATGGACGGAAACACTTCAGAGCGTTCTGCTCATTGTCGGCGGGCTTTTCATCACGGTGACGGGATTGATGCACATCCCCGGCGGATTCATGGAAGCGGTCGGCACCGGCGAACGTGCCCACCTGTTTCTGCCGATCGATCATCCCGAACTGCCCTGGACTGCTATCCTCGTCCTCATGTTCTCCACGAATGTCTGGTATGCCTGCACCAACCAGTTCTATATCCAGATGTGTCTGGGTGCGAAAAACGAATGGAACGCCCGCATGGGAGTGGTATTCGCCACCTTCCTCGGTATTCTGCTGGGGCTGGCAATCGAGTTCACGGGCATCGTGGGATACCGTCTTGCGCAGATCGGCGCAATGCCCGTTCCACCCGAGCCGAATGCTGTCTATCCCTATCTTGTCCGTTACATGGTTCCCGCCGGATTACGTGGCATCGTATACGCCGGTGTTTTCGCGGCCATCATGTCCACTATCAGCGCCCTCGTTCATTCGATTGCGACTCTCTTCTCGATCGACTTTTACCGTGTGTACTTCAGGCCCGATGCCTCGGATCGCCACCTCGTGACCGTGGGCCGTGCAACCGGAGGTATTCTGCTTGCGGCTGCGGCGCTGTGGGCTCCGGTTGTCGGAACATTCCCCACCATTTTCGATTATTTCCAGCAGAGCTGGGCGGTCATGGCGGCGCCTTTCGCGGTGATATTTACAACCGGCGCGCTCTGGAAACGGGCGACAAACCGCGGGGCAATCGTGACCATGCTTCTCGGAATGGTGCTCATTCCTCTGACATTCTGGCTCGAAAAGCGGATTCTCCCCGGATTCAATTTTTTCAATCTCGTCGGCATCGAATTTTTCCTGCTGCTCGGAGTGATGATTGCCGTAAGCCTCTTTTCATCGACACCTGACAGCGAACAGGTGCGCACGGCTGTATGGACACGCGATCTTGCTAATCTCCCTCCCGAAGAATGTCCGAAACCCTATTCCTGGTACAAAAATTTCTGGCTCTGGTGGGGAATATCCGTGGCATGTATGATTACGCTCTACATCATATTCTGGTAG
- a CDS encoding mandelate racemase/muconate lactonizing enzyme family protein yields the protein MKITDVETILLSLPDIAWRTDGSQDTAVVKVTTDEGIVGIGEVDSSPRVVKAIIEAPKSHTLCRGLRDIVIGQDPFNIRQIWDKMYEGSLYYGRRGAVIHAMSGIDIALWDILGKATGKPVHTLLGGNCCQNIRAYASSLFGDTVSETGDMARRYADMGFTAVKFGWEPLGSDPDNDVALVREIRRAVGTDRDVIIDAGLVWDAKTAIMMARRFADYDIYWLEEPLHPDDLDGYARLTGATEVRIAAGEEESERHSFIELMDRGGIDVVQVDVTRCGGLTEALRIAGLARDRRRPVVNHSFKTGINIAASLHFLAAIPNSFIFEYCVSQSPLRHTLTKQRFEVVDGRVSVPQEPGLGIELDETVIAQYRVA from the coding sequence ATGAAAATAACCGATGTTGAAACCATACTGCTCAGCCTGCCGGATATCGCCTGGCGCACGGATGGCAGCCAGGATACGGCAGTTGTGAAGGTCACCACCGACGAAGGAATCGTGGGTATCGGCGAGGTCGATTCCTCGCCGCGGGTGGTCAAGGCGATCATAGAGGCGCCGAAATCCCATACGCTCTGCCGCGGTCTCAGGGACATCGTCATCGGCCAGGACCCCTTCAATATCCGGCAGATATGGGATAAAATGTACGAAGGATCGCTCTATTACGGCCGTCGCGGGGCGGTCATCCATGCAATGAGCGGCATCGACATCGCTCTGTGGGACATTCTGGGGAAAGCAACCGGTAAGCCGGTTCACACCCTTCTTGGAGGAAACTGCTGTCAGAACATCAGAGCCTATGCGAGCTCGTTGTTCGGCGATACCGTCAGTGAGACCGGCGATATGGCGAGACGCTATGCAGACATGGGATTTACAGCCGTGAAGTTTGGCTGGGAACCGCTCGGAAGCGATCCGGACAACGATGTGGCGCTCGTGCGTGAGATTCGCCGTGCGGTCGGCACCGACAGAGATGTCATCATTGACGCTGGCCTGGTCTGGGATGCCAAAACCGCGATCATGATGGCCCGTCGGTTCGCCGATTATGACATCTACTGGCTCGAGGAGCCGCTCCATCCTGATGATCTCGACGGGTACGCACGGTTGACCGGGGCCACCGAAGTCCGGATAGCCGCCGGTGAGGAGGAAAGCGAACGCCACTCCTTTATCGAGCTCATGGATCGCGGGGGTATCGATGTGGTTCAGGTGGATGTGACCCGCTGCGGCGGATTGACCGAGGCTCTCCGCATTGCCGGTCTTGCACGGGACCGTCGTCGTCCGGTCGTGAACCATTCGTTCAAGACAGGCATCAATATTGCCGCTTCGCTCCATTTTCTTGCAGCGATTCCGAATTCCTTCATTTTCGAATACTGCGTGAGCCAGTCGCCTCTCAGGCACACGCTCACAAAACAGCGTTTCGAAGTCGTCGACGGCCGTGTATCGGTTCCCCAGGAACCGGGGCTCGGTATCGAGCTCGATGAAACCGTCATCGCTCAGTACAGGGTTGCCTGA
- a CDS encoding polysaccharide deacetylase family protein, with the protein MIMLSRRKALMAAMAWGTCSVVGSAAAQTAGSGKKETSYIAAYDTESPSCLEACKAIVAVHRKLHIPATFFIVGKTLEANSADYRQLLNDPLFEVASHTYSHRMLRDNPFCGSEIPLNEKRTEIFKGKEVVERVFGKPCTGLRPGCGFVDGFRGANDVLGLVREAGFKYTSSLLWGPDYSMPALITEPFTYAPDGYADLWELPGHGWHENLLKNNNKFGPSRMTLWPSAMPEAIPPGFVTTPQEEFAVNRIFIEKAASTGATYLSFIWHPWSLFSFDPGMKMLELTFSHVRKLGLKPCTYSDMYARLSG; encoded by the coding sequence ATGATCATGCTCTCGCGCAGAAAAGCTCTCATGGCGGCCATGGCATGGGGAACCTGTTCAGTTGTGGGTTCGGCCGCTGCCCAGACAGCGGGTAGCGGCAAAAAGGAAACGAGCTATATCGCTGCCTACGACACCGAATCGCCGTCATGTCTTGAGGCCTGCAAAGCCATCGTCGCCGTACACAGGAAGTTACACATCCCGGCGACATTTTTCATTGTGGGAAAAACGCTCGAAGCCAATTCCGCCGACTATCGTCAACTTCTAAATGATCCCCTTTTCGAGGTAGCATCGCATACCTATTCACACCGGATGCTGCGGGATAATCCCTTCTGCGGGTCAGAGATTCCCCTCAATGAAAAACGTACGGAGATTTTCAAGGGCAAGGAGGTAGTCGAACGGGTGTTCGGGAAACCCTGTACCGGACTTCGTCCGGGATGCGGATTCGTCGACGGTTTCAGGGGAGCGAACGATGTGCTCGGTCTTGTACGCGAAGCGGGTTTCAAATATACGAGCAGCCTGCTCTGGGGGCCCGACTACTCGATGCCTGCACTGATAACAGAACCGTTCACATACGCCCCGGATGGATACGCTGACCTGTGGGAACTGCCCGGTCATGGCTGGCACGAGAATCTGCTGAAAAACAACAACAAGTTCGGTCCGAGCCGCATGACACTCTGGCCGTCCGCGATGCCTGAAGCCATCCCGCCGGGATTCGTGACCACACCGCAGGAGGAATTCGCGGTCAACAGGATTTTTATAGAAAAGGCCGCTTCCACGGGGGCGACATATCTCTCGTTCATCTGGCATCCCTGGTCGCTGTTCTCGTTCGATCCCGGTATGAAAATGCTCGAGCTGACATTTTCCCATGTCCGCAAGCTCGGATTGAAGCCGTGCACATATTCGGATATGTATGCCCGGTTATCGGGGTAA
- a CDS encoding alcohol dehydrogenase catalytic domain-containing protein, with product MKRITWTGNDTLVYTEDAPLPAPPGREEVLVRVTAVGLCGTDVHIVSGRTRFTDPPHVLGHEIAGVVEETGDAVECPAGTRVTIDSVVGCGECVFCHRGATQFCPNGYEIGQTVTGGMQEFITVPARNAIPVPDGIGDEVAAILDPEVLGALVKPGVCAGETFLVIGPGPAGLIAVQIGKILGAGTTILMGTRPERLKLGAQLGADITINPAVQNPREVVNDVTKGRGAGLVFDGAGTSSSLASALDLVSVQGRVVLYGVHGSPVPTVNIDIITLKDLTVYGALSDRVGWERLFGWLLDGSLDLASIITHRFPFSEAQQAYECVRDRRDGAIKAVLFPA from the coding sequence ATGAAACGGATTACCTGGACCGGGAACGACACGCTTGTCTATACCGAAGATGCCCCTCTTCCCGCACCACCGGGCAGAGAGGAAGTGCTCGTCAGGGTTACCGCTGTCGGACTCTGCGGTACCGACGTGCATATCGTCAGCGGCAGGACGCGGTTCACCGACCCGCCCCATGTGCTGGGGCACGAGATTGCCGGTGTAGTCGAAGAAACAGGCGACGCTGTGGAATGCCCGGCCGGAACACGGGTGACCATCGATTCCGTGGTGGGATGCGGTGAATGTGTGTTCTGCCACCGGGGAGCGACACAGTTCTGCCCCAATGGGTATGAAATCGGCCAGACGGTAACCGGGGGAATGCAGGAGTTCATAACGGTTCCGGCGCGGAACGCGATTCCTGTTCCCGACGGTATCGGCGATGAGGTTGCCGCCATTCTCGATCCCGAAGTACTGGGCGCGCTGGTCAAGCCCGGAGTATGTGCAGGAGAGACTTTTCTGGTCATCGGCCCCGGTCCCGCGGGACTGATTGCCGTGCAGATCGGCAAAATTCTGGGCGCCGGAACGACAATCCTCATGGGAACCCGTCCCGAACGTCTAAAGCTTGGCGCACAGCTCGGCGCCGATATCACTATCAACCCTGCTGTACAGAATCCCCGTGAAGTGGTGAATGATGTCACGAAAGGACGGGGCGCCGGTCTCGTGTTCGATGGAGCCGGGACATCTTCAAGCCTTGCATCGGCCCTCGATCTGGTATCGGTGCAGGGGCGTGTCGTGCTGTACGGTGTTCATGGCTCGCCGGTACCCACCGTGAATATCGATATAATCACACTGAAGGATTTAACCGTTTACGGCGCTCTTTCGGATCGTGTAGGATGGGAACGTTTGTTTGGATGGCTCCTTGATGGCTCACTCGATCTCGCATCGATCATCACTCACCGGTTTCCGTTCAGCGAGGCTCAGCAGGCGTATGAATGTGTTCGTGACCGCCGCGACGGAGCTATTAAAGCGGTTCTTTTCCCGGCATGA
- a CDS encoding DUF5107 domain-containing protein: MGHIIVETAWQYHGLQAICIENSLLRIVVLPELGGKIFRLIHKPSDTGILWQNPRLIPRRLPTGSRFDDHFYGGWDELFPNDEPTSAAGEPYPDHGELWTLPWQAVIEEESDEQAVLHMWCYGSVTTARLDRWLTVKRDSPLLTFRYELVNMSHTGLDFLWKLHPALNISPSSRIDLPPCTVIRGDREFSFLVGEERFPWPVCRGKDGDDCDLRFMFGSGRPFKEFVYCIDLENGWCAMTDSEKRVGFGMHFPKEIFTSVWLFITDGGWRGYRTAILEPCTAYPFLLDKAIEQGTCGHLNPGETLKCEVEAVVYEGLSGVKGIESGGQVIGI, from the coding sequence GTGGGACATATTATCGTTGAAACGGCATGGCAGTATCACGGATTGCAGGCAATCTGCATCGAGAATTCACTGTTGAGAATCGTAGTTCTCCCCGAGCTCGGCGGCAAGATATTCCGGCTCATCCATAAACCGTCCGATACCGGCATTCTCTGGCAGAATCCCCGTCTAATCCCGCGTCGGCTCCCCACAGGATCGCGGTTCGACGATCATTTTTACGGCGGATGGGACGAGCTCTTCCCCAATGACGAACCGACATCGGCAGCCGGTGAACCATACCCGGATCACGGCGAGCTCTGGACGCTTCCCTGGCAGGCGGTAATAGAGGAAGAATCCGACGAGCAGGCGGTGCTGCACATGTGGTGTTACGGTTCGGTTACCACTGCCCGGCTGGATCGCTGGCTGACCGTAAAACGCGACAGCCCGTTGCTTACGTTCCGGTATGAACTTGTCAACATGAGCCATACCGGTCTCGATTTCCTCTGGAAACTTCACCCGGCGCTCAATATCTCCCCGTCGAGCCGTATCGATCTGCCGCCCTGTACGGTCATTCGGGGCGATCGGGAATTCAGCTTCTTGGTCGGGGAAGAACGCTTCCCCTGGCCGGTTTGCAGGGGAAAGGACGGTGACGACTGCGACCTGCGGTTCATGTTCGGCTCCGGGCGTCCGTTCAAAGAGTTTGTCTACTGCATCGATTTGGAGAATGGCTGGTGCGCGATGACCGATTCTGAAAAGAGAGTGGGTTTCGGCATGCATTTTCCGAAGGAAATATTCACATCGGTCTGGCTGTTTATCACAGATGGCGGCTGGCGCGGTTATCGCACGGCCATTTTAGAACCCTGCACCGCCTATCCGTTTCTTCTCGACAAAGCCATCGAGCAGGGAACCTGCGGTCATCTGAATCCCGGTGAAACGCTGAAATGCGAGGTTGAAGCCGTCGTATATGAGGGCCTCTCCGGTGTAAAAGGCATAGAATCCGGAGGACAGGTCATCGGTATATGA